The following nucleotide sequence is from Mycobacterium sp. Z3061.
GCGGTGGAGGAACGAGAGCGATTGTCGCGGCAGGTGCACGACGGTGTCATCCAGGTGCTGGCGCTGGTTGCCAAACGGGGCCACGAAATCGGCGGCGCCGCAGCCGAACTCGCTACCCTCGCCGGCGAACAGGAACGGGCGCTGCGTAGTTGGGTGACCTCCACCGAGATGGAAGTAGACACCGACAAGACCGTCGATGTTCGCGCCCTGCTCCGTCGCAGGGAAGGCGAGCGCGTCTCGATGAGCCTGCCGGGCACCGCTGTTCTGATGGACGGCGGTATCGCCACCGAATTGGACGCCGCGGTGGGCAACGCTTTGGACAACGTGCGCGCGCACGCCGGTCCTGAAGCGCGCGCCTTCGTGCTCCTGGAGGACCTGGGCGATTCGGTCACAGTGAGCATTCGCGATGACGGCGTGGGCATCGCCCCCGGTCGCCTGCAGGAAGCGGCCGGCCAGGGACATGTCGGAATTTCGAAGTCGATTGTGGGACGGTTGAAGTCGTTGGGCGGCAGCGCTGAACTGCATACCAGCCCGGGAGAGGGAACGGAATGGGAATTGAGCGTGCCCCGTCATGACTGAGGCGGCCGAACCTACGGTGATGGTCGTCGACGACCACCCCATCTGGCGCGACGCGGTGGCCCGCGATCTGGCCGACGACGGCTTCAACGTGGTCGCTACCGCCGACGGCGTCGCGTCCGCTCGGCGGCGGGCAGCGGTGGTGAAACCCGATGTGGTGGTGATGGACATGCGCCTGGCCGACGGTGACGGCGTTGAAGCGACGATGCAGGTGCTCGAGGTTTCGCCGTCCACCAAGGTGCTGGTGCTCTCGGCCTCCGATGAACGCGACGACGTGCTGGAAGCGGTCAAGGCCGGGGCGGCCGGTTATCTGGTCAAGAGCGCGTCCAAGGCCGAGCTGGCCGATGCGGTGCGGGCCACCGCGGCCGGGCGCGCCGTCTTCACGCCGAGTCTGGCCGGGCTGGTGCTCGGCGAGTACCGGCGTATCGCGACGAGCCCAAACACCGGCCCGGCCACCCCGAGTCTCACCGAACGGGAGACCGAGGTATTGCGATTTGTCGCAAAAGGGTTGTCCGCCAAACAGATCGCCGAGCGGCTCTCGTTGAGCCACCGGACCGTGGAAAACCATGTGCAGGCAACCTTCCGCAAGCTGCAGGTCGCCAACCGGGTCGAACTGACGCGCTACGCGATCGAGCACGGGCTCGACCAATAGCGCCATTCAGGTAGTCCTACTCATCCGGTCGCGCCGCGGTCCCGGCAGGGTGGGTCACCATGACCGAATCGCATCAGGCTGTGATCAGCCGGCTTTCGCACGAGTTCGACGCCCTGGCCCGGCAAATGTCCCGGGTCTCGGGTGAACTCACGCAGTTGGACAGATTGCTTGCCACCACCGAGGCCCGTCCCACCCCGGCGCCGCGGCCGGCGCCCGTCTTCGTACCGCCACCGCCCGTCGCCCCGCAGCCGCAGACACCTCAGCAGCAGGCCGCATCGTATTGGCAGAACTACTGGCAGTACTGGCAGCCGGCGGCCGTCGCGCCCGCGGTGCCCCGACCTCAGCCCCGATCCACACCGAGGCCTGACGCGACCCCTCCCCCACAGCACCCGGAAACAGTGTCCGAAAAGGGCGAGTCGAG
It contains:
- the macS gene encoding MacS family sensor histidine kinase, which encodes MATTGPDPTTPLWRAAQLFRLLSCLYALGFHVAVSSDLRHPALGWALFAVLIGWSAACAFAYLQGFGRRPAWVIAELIVVVALMLSTEVVASGQWAHNNQTWPTTLWASNATISAALQFGPTGGMLTGVAVTAASEFVKGYINVNLGRNATIIVELAAGLAVGLAASTARRAHDELQRAARLSAAVEERERLSRQVHDGVIQVLALVAKRGHEIGGAAAELATLAGEQERALRSWVTSTEMEVDTDKTVDVRALLRRREGERVSMSLPGTAVLMDGGIATELDAAVGNALDNVRAHAGPEARAFVLLEDLGDSVTVSIRDDGVGIAPGRLQEAAGQGHVGISKSIVGRLKSLGGSAELHTSPGEGTEWELSVPRHD
- a CDS encoding response regulator transcription factor, translated to MTEAAEPTVMVVDDHPIWRDAVARDLADDGFNVVATADGVASARRRAAVVKPDVVVMDMRLADGDGVEATMQVLEVSPSTKVLVLSASDERDDVLEAVKAGAAGYLVKSASKAELADAVRATAAGRAVFTPSLAGLVLGEYRRIATSPNTGPATPSLTERETEVLRFVAKGLSAKQIAERLSLSHRTVENHVQATFRKLQVANRVELTRYAIEHGLDQ